In the genome of Arachis hypogaea cultivar Tifrunner chromosome 9, arahy.Tifrunner.gnm2.J5K5, whole genome shotgun sequence, the window CGATCTCGACCTTGGAGACGTGTTCCTTGCGGTTACTACATTCACCACGATAAGGCCGTGGTTGTCATCCTCTGGCTCCTATCGTCGCTTCACCATCTGGGCCTTATCTTCCCCATCACGGTCACGGTTCCGTCTCCTCGGCTCCCTGATGAGGTGGGAGAATTCGGCTAGTTTTCCATCCCTGATCGCTTGTTCTAGTGTGTCCTTCAGGTCGAAGCAATCCTGTGTCTTATGTTCGTAGCCCTTATGGTAATCACAGTATAGGCTCTTGTTCCCCATGGTTCGGTCCTTCAGAGGTCGGGGCTTCGACAAGATTCCCTTCTCGGCTATCTGCTGGTAAACTTCTATGATCGGGAGGGTGAGGGGAGTGTAATTGGTGAATTTTCCGATGCGAGGAAACAGTCTGGGTGTCTTGCTCGGACCACCGTCTCTGGCGTGTTCCTTCTGCCTTTCTCCGTTACCGTGCTGCCGGGGTTGATTGTGAGAGGGCTGTTGCTTGTTGGCAGCCACAACTTGACTGACTTCCTCATCATTAATGTATTCCTTGGCTACGATTTGGATCTCTTGCATCGTCCAGACCGGCCTCGTGGTGAGGTGCTTTCTGAAGTCCTCGTTAAGGAGTCCGTTCTTCAGACAGAGACTGGCCACCGAATCAGTTAACCCCTCGATCTCCAAGAACTCATTGTTGAACCGGTCTAGATATTTTCTGGTCGGCTCGCCGGTCCTTTGAGTCACACCGAGCAGATTGATCGGCTGCTTTGCCTTCGCAATTCTGGTGGTGAACTGTGCTAGGAAGGCACGGCTAATATCCGAGAAGCCGGCCACCGAGCCCTGCGGGAGGCTGTTGAACCACCGTATCGCAGGCCCTGGCAAGGTGACCAGGAAGGCGCGGCATCTGACTTTGTCTCCTACTCCCTTCAgtttcatcctggcctcaaaggccgtgaggTGCTCCTGCGGGTCTTGGGTTCCGTCATACCTCATGTTCGTTAGTTTGTCAAAGTGCTTTGGCAACCGGACCTCGACGATTGAACGATGGAATGGGGTTGCGCCCATTATCACGGGTCGCAGTGTTCCCCCAGATCTTTCTCCGCCGCTTTCACGATCTCACCTCGTGGCGCGCGCCCCTTACCTCGGGCGTAGATGATTGTGTCATTTCGTCTTCTCGGATATTCATGATCTTCGCAGCTACTTCCCGATTCCGATCTTGAGGCGGGAGTGTGCCGCGATCGACTTCGATGGGAGGTTCTTCCTCGGCTTTCAAGAGATTGGGAGTAGTCGGGGTCGGAAGTTTGCTGACGATGTTCCTGATCCACTAGTTGTCGCTCCAGATTCTGCACCCTATGGCGTCGTTCTTGCATTATCCTAGCGCTATCACAACCAGTTCTCCCGAAGGGGCATCTTTCTTGGGCCCCTCGACTGCGGCTCGGTACGTCGCGGGGGGATCTCAGTCGCTCCCGTGGGGAGGCGACGGAGGCTTCCCTCTCAAGGCCCGCCGTGTGGCCATGGTCCCCTGGACCTTGCACGATGTCCATTCAGGCGTCCCCACAGACGGTGCCAATGTTCGGCAGTTCGGGTACCGGACAGTTCGGGAAGATCCTCGAGTTGATTGGTGGGGTGTGGCTTGGGATCAGGTCGTGAGGGTGGTGCTGGAACAGACGACTTCCCGGGCTCTGGGTGTAAAAGGGGgttgtcacctgcaaagacactccgacgcccttgTCAGTTTGGTGTGCAGGCGAAAAAAGGGATAAAGTGGTAGGTgtcgtaccttgggggagggctaggaccctccccatatatactGTGTCAGAAGTGGGTCCCACCAGAGAAGTCCCACCTTCTTCGAAGCTTCCTCATACAGCTGTAGCGATGAGCTGTTAAGGACGCGTGTCCGAGTCGATGGCTAAGCAGCTCGCACtcgaccgttcgggtcgggtggtCTACGTGTCGGGTCGGCCCACAATCAGTTTGGGCCAGGCCGCAACAGtatattttttaagtgaattttactgtgtcaaataatggttggagtcttaaaaatttgtgtataaaaacatgctagcttacaagaaggtatcaaaataatataattttaacggCCCGTTTTCACTCGGTATAATTATGACCCGAAAGTGTGTAAGTTTCATCTGGTTTAGGGCTAGGTACGGGTCTAACAAATAGGACCAGTATATATTTCGAGTCGGATTTGGGTCATATCAAACCCTATTTTACCCAACCCATGAACACCCCTAGTCTtggtattaataaaataaactttaaaataatAAGGTAGTATTTTTGGTAGGAGGATCTGGGACCGAGACTGAAAAATTGGAATTAAATTTTTAGTATTACGACATAAAATTTCTGTCCTATtaatacctccaaaaagtaggaacACAAAAGATTAAAATTTCTGGAGAtcgagactgaaattttaataacatttattttcaaaaatacccttATCCAACTTTTCAAATTCAAAGTCTTACCCACGTACCCTTTTTCCTTTAAAACATGCCTCTTTCTCTTACAACTTATATCCCCACCGCCACCACCAGCACCATCGCCGTGGCAGGACGATCTTGCTGTCGACCTTCGATCACCCAACTTCGCCTCCAGGGCCACTACCACAACCACCATTGACATCAAGTGCAGCACAAACTTCAGCGCAAAAACCACCACACTTACAACTTCTATCTCCGCCCGCATCTCTCTCCCTCCAATGAAGTCCCACACCCTTTCCTCCAACTTCCGTTGGTAGAGGATTGTTCTCAGCTAGTTCTTCTAACTGAGATGGTTGTATAGTGTTTTGACATACtctaaacaatttttttattatccctAAATATCTTCTAAAATTTATCATAGTGACAACCCTACAACTTGAGCACATATCAAAAGAGGAGAGAAAACAAAAGATTTCTTGTAAATCTAAAGCATTAAGAAACAGAAATTGTCTCTGAAagcacaaataaattaaattaccagaaacaaagaaaaaaaattaaaacaagtaaTTAACAATAGAGGGTAGTTTACTTCTACAGAAAAATACAAAGATGGAGAGTAAaggcacaacagaaggaaaggATTAAAGCGACCATGATAAAATGTTTTGGCTCAACATATAGCCATTGAAACAATGTAACATTTTTGACTTTGTTactgaaaaatatcatagaaagaAGACCATACAgagtaaaaagaatatttaaataattttatttatttcagtatttatatttatcttaatttttaaatcaaataggACACTGAGACATAATTTAATTTTGTACATTTTATACCAAATTTAATATAGACACTTAATTTAGTTTATATCTCTTAATTTTCGTCTCTCAATTTCAATCTTTCTTCTAAATGCAAGCCAAAAATtctcataatttttaaaatattataaatacttGAAGAAAATGTAATATAAATCATAACCATAATAAGTATcgggaaaaaaaattataaccataACTCTTTAGAATCTTTCAATATttattaagaatttattatttttcaaaatattatgaaTGCTTGAAGAAAATGTAATATAAATCATAACTATAATAAGTATCggggaaaaaaaaatcataaccaTAACTCTTTAGAATCTTTCAATGTCTATTAagaatttattcttttaaaattcattttattTGATACTACCTttgcataataaaaaaaacttcacCCTAATTCTACCAATAATATACCTGCCCTGTCCTATAACCTTTTAAATTAATGTTTTTCTATTAACTTATAGagaaaagtattgtttttgtctctaacgtttggggtaaattctatttgtgtccctaacgtttaaattatcctatttgtatccctaacgtttgtaaaagtgattcaatgttatcctaccgtcaattacacatcatgaacgctttagtttaagttttaaaaatttcttcttgaagttagaatataaATGTCTAGAATAGATTTGATGATCCACtttgaaaaatagctcatcaaaagttgaaactaattcctaaaacatttacataattcacttttttaggaatataattgaatctaaaacacaaatagtgggtataatattaaaatcgaatacATTCAggtgagacctaattgaaaatgaatacattcaagtgagaataattgaaaaatataatctaatttgttagtataattgacagtaggataacattgaatcacttttataaacgctagggatacaaataggacgatttaaacgttaaggaCAAAAATAAAACTCACCCCCCAAACGTTAGGAACAAAAACGAAAATTTGCTCAAACTTATATATACACACACCGAAAAAATATGAAAGATATATCTATACCTCGATCTCATTTCGCTCCAAACATAAATTTATCTCAATTAAAATTTGTCTTTGCACGGATTGAATAATTATCCGTCACAATTAAGTTGGATAGACTAAATATCCGAATATATAAATTATCCGTCATCTCTACttatatttaaaatgaaaacaaaaaatttaaaaatatatgaagTGTTTCATACTACATTCATTTAAACAAAACTTAAAATTGACCTTTTTAAAATCGATATCTTTTTTTATTGTAATGATAAAAAGATAGAATTTCAATCCTAATCATCAGAGTTGTTTTATGTTGATTCAATATAGATATACTGTTTGATGCATTCTCATGGTTGTTTAGTATATCAATCAATAAAACCATTGCAACCAAATTGTCA includes:
- the LOC112708863 gene encoding uncharacterized protein translates to MGATPFHRSIVEVRLPKHFDKLTNMRYDGTQDPQEHLTAFEARMKLKGVGDKVRCRAFLVTLPGPAIRWFNSLPQGSVAGFSDISRAFLAQFTTRIAKAKQPINLLGVTQRTGEPTRKYLDRFNNEFLEIEGLTDSVASLCLKNGLLNEDFRKHLTTRPVWTMQEIQIVAKEYINDEEVSQVVAANKQQPSHNQPRQHGNGERQKEHARDGGPSKTPRLFPRIGKFTNYTPLTLPIIEVYQQIAEKGILSKPRPLKDRTMGNKSLYCDYHKGYEHKTQDCFDLKDTLEQAIRDGKLAEFSHLIREPRRRNRDRDGEDKAQMVKRR